The Thermonema lapsum genome window below encodes:
- a CDS encoding SDR family oxidoreductase: MKILLTGATGYIGKRLLPVLLEHGHEVVCCVRDKKRFPTEGIYKSDRISLFEVDFTKELPSAKSIEDIDATYYLIHSMSSKIKDFEKLEEISANNFVKLMKQTAVKQIIYLGGITNEEKLSKHLASRKKVEEILSKSGIPLTSLKAGIIVGSGSASFEIIRDLVEKLPVMITPKWVNTKHQPIAIRNVLEYLVGVLLNEETYNQSFDIGGPDILTYKEMLLQFAEVRGLKRYIFTVPVMTPRLSSYWLYFVTSTSYKLAVNLVESMKVPVVAKDNRLEKMLGIKPIPYKEAVELAFQKIEQNNVISSWKDSLVSSYTDNSLLEHINVPTYGCYIDRRVKEIKGSVDKVLENIWSIGGERGWYYANWLWRLRGFLDKLVGGVGLRRGRTNQNNIYTGDALDFWRVLVADKENKRLLLYAEMKLPGEAWLEFKITNKDGKHFLQQTATFRPKGLLGRLYWYLILPFHFFVFEGMAENIIKHNRD; the protein is encoded by the coding sequence ATGAAAATACTTTTAACAGGTGCAACCGGATATATTGGCAAGCGTTTGCTGCCTGTGTTGTTAGAACATGGGCACGAGGTGGTTTGCTGTGTAAGAGACAAGAAGCGATTCCCAACCGAAGGGATTTACAAAAGTGATAGAATCTCTCTATTTGAAGTGGATTTTACAAAAGAGTTACCTTCCGCAAAGTCCATAGAGGATATTGATGCTACATACTACCTTATCCATTCCATGAGTTCAAAAATAAAAGATTTTGAAAAGCTCGAAGAAATCTCTGCAAATAATTTTGTAAAGCTTATGAAGCAAACTGCTGTGAAGCAGATTATTTATTTGGGCGGAATTACAAACGAAGAAAAACTTTCTAAACATCTTGCCTCCAGAAAAAAAGTTGAAGAGATTTTAAGCAAGAGCGGTATTCCACTCACATCTCTGAAAGCCGGAATTATCGTGGGGTCGGGCAGTGCATCCTTTGAAATCATTCGTGATTTGGTTGAAAAACTTCCTGTAATGATAACTCCCAAATGGGTCAATACAAAGCATCAGCCGATTGCAATACGAAATGTGTTGGAATATTTAGTTGGCGTTTTGCTAAATGAAGAAACTTATAATCAATCATTCGATATTGGGGGTCCTGATATCTTGACATATAAAGAAATGCTCTTACAATTTGCAGAAGTTCGCGGACTAAAAAGGTATATTTTTACGGTCCCTGTTATGACTCCCAGATTATCCTCTTATTGGCTCTATTTTGTAACCTCCACATCTTACAAGCTTGCGGTTAATTTAGTCGAGAGTATGAAAGTGCCTGTGGTGGCAAAAGACAACAGACTTGAAAAAATGCTGGGCATAAAACCAATTCCGTACAAAGAAGCGGTTGAGTTAGCGTTTCAAAAAATAGAACAAAACAATGTTATTTCGAGCTGGAAAGATTCACTCGTATCAAGTTATACGGATAACTCGCTTTTAGAACATATCAATGTGCCAACATACGGATGTTATATTGATAGAAGAGTAAAAGAAATTAAGGGCAGTGTTGATAAAGTTCTTGAAAACATTTGGTCTATTGGTGGTGAACGCGGCTGGTATTATGCAAATTGGTTATGGCGCCTTCGTGGCTTTTTGGATAAACTGGTGGGCGGTGTGGGTTTGCGCAGAGGAAGAACAAACCAAAACAACATTTACACTGGGGACGCACTGGACTTCTGGCGCGTGCTTGTTGCCGACAAAGAAAATAAAAGACTGCTGCTCTATGCCGAAATGAAATTGCCCGGGGAAGCCTGGCTCGAGTTTAAGATTACAAATAAGGACGGAAAACATTTTCTGCAACAAACCGCAACATTCCGCCCGAAAGGCTTGCTAGGGCGTTTATA
- a CDS encoding DASH family cryptochrome, whose protein sequence is MKKIIYWFRNDLRLHDQIILKRIENQKEVVLLPIFCFDERWFAKHTLGFPKTGSIRAKFLIETVNNLKTNLQKIGSDLLVTFGKTEEVLFEVAKRFNANEIYAEKEDTSEEIFVEEALKKRLSIPVHFHESKTLLKTEQLPFSISNLPDIFTHFRKKVEPILDTVQPIEEVEKLPPFPDEFRNEHSFSLQDFGLNEAVFDSRAVMHFTGGECEGLKRLNKFIWQDKSILHYKETRNQLIGENYSSKFSPWLANGSLSARRVFSEIKKFEKEVEANESTYWLVFELLWRDYFRFVAKKYGNKIFLKGGIKNKSLSYNNDFEVFEKWRTGKTGNDFVDANMTELMKTGFMSNRGRQNVASYLCKDLKIDWRWGASWFESQLIDYDVASNWGNWMYIAGVGNDPREARYFNVNKQAAMYDQDTSYRKLWLDSLAKP, encoded by the coding sequence ATGAAAAAAATAATTTATTGGTTTAGAAATGACTTAAGGCTGCACGACCAAATTATTTTAAAACGAATTGAAAATCAGAAAGAGGTGGTTCTGCTGCCTATATTTTGCTTTGACGAACGATGGTTTGCAAAGCATACACTTGGCTTTCCTAAAACCGGCAGCATCAGGGCAAAGTTTTTAATTGAGACCGTGAACAATTTAAAAACCAATCTTCAAAAGATTGGTTCTGACCTTCTTGTAACTTTTGGTAAAACCGAAGAAGTGCTTTTTGAGGTTGCTAAAAGGTTTAACGCAAATGAGATTTATGCAGAGAAAGAAGACACAAGCGAAGAGATTTTTGTTGAAGAAGCATTGAAGAAACGACTTAGCATTCCTGTTCATTTTCATGAATCCAAAACTTTGTTGAAAACCGAACAACTTCCGTTTTCCATTAGTAACCTGCCTGATATTTTTACCCACTTCAGAAAGAAAGTTGAGCCAATACTTGATACAGTTCAACCTATCGAAGAAGTAGAAAAGCTTCCGCCGTTTCCGGATGAGTTCAGAAATGAGCATTCTTTTTCTCTTCAAGACTTTGGTTTGAACGAAGCTGTGTTTGACTCAAGAGCCGTAATGCATTTTACTGGGGGCGAGTGCGAAGGGCTGAAGAGATTAAACAAGTTTATTTGGCAAGATAAAAGTATTCTTCATTACAAAGAAACACGAAATCAGTTGATAGGAGAAAATTATTCTTCGAAGTTTTCTCCTTGGCTTGCCAACGGTTCACTCTCGGCAAGAAGAGTATTTTCAGAAATTAAAAAGTTTGAAAAAGAAGTTGAAGCCAATGAGTCCACCTACTGGCTTGTATTTGAACTACTGTGGCGTGATTATTTCCGATTTGTTGCCAAGAAATATGGAAATAAAATTTTTCTGAAAGGTGGAATTAAAAACAAAAGTCTCAGCTATAACAATGATTTTGAAGTGTTTGAAAAATGGCGAACTGGAAAAACAGGTAATGACTTTGTGGATGCTAACATGACCGAATTGATGAAAACGGGATTTATGTCTAATCGTGGCAGACAAAATGTGGCGAGTTACCTTTGTAAAGATTTGAAGATTGATTGGCGATGGGGCGCCAGTTGGTTTGAATCTCAACTTATTGACTATGATGTGGCAAGCAACTGGGGCAACTGGATGTATATAGCCGGCGTTGGAAATGACCCCCGTGAAGCGAGGTACTTCAATGTGAACAAGCAGGCTGCAATGTATGACCAAGACACATCTTACAGAAAACTTTGGCTTGATTCATTAGCTAAACCATGA
- a CDS encoding DUF2256 domain-containing protein produces the protein MLRNKKEFLPQKICVVCGRPFSWRKKWKKVWDEVKYCSDKCRSKRGSIKTL, from the coding sequence ATGTTAAGAAATAAAAAAGAATTTCTTCCACAAAAAATCTGTGTTGTGTGTGGGCGCCCTTTTTCTTGGCGAAAGAAGTGGAAAAAGGTATGGGATGAAGTTAAGTATTGCAGCGATAAATGCCGAAGTAAACGAGGCTCAATAAAAACTTTATGA
- a CDS encoding DMT family protein, protein MKAVLTILLLILSNSFMTLAWYGHLKFSEMKWFNKLGLISIILISWGIAFFEYIFQVPANRIGFKGNGGPFSLIQLKVLQEVITLVVFTVFTLIVFKTETFRTNHIIAFIFLVLAVYFTFKK, encoded by the coding sequence ATGAAAGCAGTTTTAACTATTTTGCTTCTGATTTTGAGCAATTCATTTATGACCCTTGCTTGGTATGGGCATTTAAAATTTTCCGAAATGAAATGGTTCAATAAGTTAGGACTCATTTCAATAATCCTCATAAGTTGGGGAATTGCCTTCTTTGAATACATTTTTCAAGTCCCTGCCAACAGAATTGGATTTAAAGGCAATGGCGGACCCTTCTCTTTGATTCAGCTAAAGGTACTTCAAGAAGTAATCACCTTGGTGGTTTTTACCGTTTTTACTTTGATTGTTTTCAAAACAGAAACCTTCAGAACGAACCATATAATAGCATTCATCTTTCTGGTTTTAGCCGTTTATTTTACTTTCAAAAAGTAG